A genomic segment from Thamnophis elegans isolate rThaEle1 chromosome 3, rThaEle1.pri, whole genome shotgun sequence encodes:
- the MACIR gene encoding UNC119-binding protein C5orf30 homolog, which yields MEVDINGEARSMLAPLPLPIADVSATSKTDNEKPRCSSTPCSPMRQTVSGYQILHMDSNYLVGFTTGEELLKLAQKCTVEEQNKVEMIGPTLRSKQLDSGLSRSSRVCKARSRYYQPYEIPAINGRRRRRMPSSGDKCSKPLPYEPYKAFHGPLPLCLFKGKRAHSKSLDYLNLDRMNIKEPADTEVLQYQLQHLTLRGDRMFARNNT from the coding sequence ATGGAAGTTGACATTAATGGAGAGGCCAGATCTATGCTAGCTCCCCTCCCCTTGCCTATCGCTGACGTGAGTGCTACAAGCAAAACAGACAACGAGAAACCTCGCTGCTCCAGCACCCCATGCTCACCAATGCGCCAGACTGTTTCAGGTTACCAAATCCTCCACATGGATTCTAATTACTTGGTTGGCTTCACTACTGGAGAGGAGCTCCTGAAATTAGCTCAGAAGTGCACTGTAGAAGAACAGAATAAAGTTGAAATGATAGGGCCTACTTTGCGCTCCAAACAGCTTGATTCAGGACTTTCTCGTTCTTCCCGAGTGTGCAAAGCCAGAAGCAGATATTACCAGCCTTATGAGATCCCAGCGATCAATGGCCGTAGAAGGCGACGGATGCCCAGCTCAGGGGATAAATGCAGCAAGCCACTACCTTATGAACCATACAAGGCATTTCATGGTCCTTTGCCTCTCTGCCTTTTCAAAGGTAAAAGAGCTCACTCAAAATCCCTAGACTACCTCAATTTAGACAGAATGAACATCAAGGAACCGGCTGATACAGAAGTGCTTCAGTATCAGCTCCAGCACCTCACCCTGAGAGGGGACCGTATGTTTGCTAGGAACAACACATGA